The genomic region ATCTTTACtgtcttttttttaaagcatttttgttcatttttaggaaaaaaataaaaaataagaaataattattttcttttattggcatatttttaaatataaaatgattaattatacTTTGCAACATTTACTTTCTCTTTGGTGCATCCGGATTTACATATCTACTTTCACTTTGTCTCATCCGGGTGTGATGCAGTTAATTTTTACATTGAGTTTCATTGGACGAAATTTTGATTGGCTGTTCATTCGCGCTAATGAAATTTCTTGGGTAAATTGTTACGAGGTTTTTGTCATTCGATCATAGTTGTCGTGACAGTCAGTTGACTTTAGAATAATTTTCAGCTCCATCCTTTTCCTGGTACAACTATTTCTAGACTGACACAGCAAATTACGAGGTGCTTAGGTGGGGCTTCctttagttttgttttggttCATGTTGACACTAATAATGTGGCCAAAGGAGACAGTGTATCTTTTATTGGTAGCGCATTTACGGATTTGGTTTGTGCTATTCGTAAACAACACCCAAATATTCGTGTGATCATATCAGCAGTACTACCTCGGCCGGTGGATGATGCATCTACAAAGAGAGTTATTGTTAGTTTAAACTCAAATTTGGAAAAGACCATGGCTAAGGATttgaactttttatttattaaatcgTATAGACCCTTTTGTTATCAAGGGGAAATCAAACGTCATTTATATGCTCGTTTGGATGGGGGTTTACATTTGAATTCCGAAGGTACAAGgcatttgagaaaaaaatattctacgTGTGATTTCTAACTTGTGAAAAAAGGGGAGTAATGAAAGAGGGATTTGTGGTCATGGTCTTTCTGggatttaatgtttattatttaaattattatcatttttatttctgtaaaacttTAATTGAAATTCACTTGGTATTTCATTATTGATTTGTAAAGTAAAATGAAgattataattgatatttttggaTTACAGGGGTTTTCAGTTTATATAAAGTAATTATAGTTTATTAGCATGATAAATTCTGCATGTTGCATGTGTATTTGTTGATGTCAATATGTTTGTTACCTTTGTGTTACGAAGATTTATCTTGTCTGTTGTTTTGCTTTGTGTGTTGCTTTCAGTGGGCTTGGGTTGGCGAATTTATACATTATGTGTTAagttatttctttgaaatgagaATTATTTGTATCCCAAATTATGTCACGACGGAATAAGCTATATAAACTTGACTATCATTTGGTGTTGTTCTTATTCTTCCTAAGTAAgggttttttctttaataataagCTATATAAAGAACTGAGGATAATTATGGACAATGGTATCAGTCAATATGTTCATTCAGTCACCGAAGTTATGATATCACCAGATTTTTCATCTCTGAATACACACTGTGGCACACATTATAAGAACAATGTCAAGAAAGGTTCAAATCTTAACAATCTGATAAGAAAGCTGAATTGACAATGACCTATTTTTCATTGCAATTAATGGTTTTAGAGCAGTTTTAATTTGCAattatcaattttgatattcaagATCAGTGATGGCTAGAAGTGTTCCTTGGCAGCGTCAGTGTAGCGACGGGGTGTTCTGGAGGCAAACCCAGGCTCAGAATGCCACCATATACATTCTAAGAGAGACAGGACCAACTGGTTTCCTCCTGAAGGAAGAAGGCGAGACAAAACCATGCAAGGTAAACAGTAAATTAATACATAGATGTTGGACTTGGcatagttatttttaaactacTGTGTTCTGTGTAATTTAGGATAACAAATATTGTGTAAATGGCATTATGCATTCTATAACTATTTCATTCTTGAAATTTGTCAGGAttgaaaacatgcatttttttcctgTGTACAATCAGTACGATGTATTGCACTATGAATTGAATACATGTGGTTTGTGTTTGTACTGCTCATactgaaaaacaacataaacattgaaactttaacattacttttattttgtcacaggctattttaatagtaaaatgtttcatatcTGCATATTTATCTCCAGGCATTTCTTGGAGACCCCCACAGCTGTACTTGCTCCCAGTTCATGAAGGACCGAGATTTGTGTAAACACATCTGCTGGCTGCTGCTGAAGAAGTTCAGAGTTCCACAAACCAATCCTAGTAAGTATTCTTATTATACGTAATGACTATGATCAAGATAATAAGTCTTAAATTGCATATTATTATTGCATTTGcatttacataaatacatattagaatatatcaaaatattataacatgtgttgtAAAGTGTATTTTACACCTTGGCTTCATTCAGTAAAGTATTCTGGTGATTGTAAAAGTGTACTGGCACAGATAATTACTAACAGGCATGTACATAGGCTATAGGCTAAATGcagaaattaattaaaacaccacATATCAATTTCTTGCCTTTGCATcataaaacactgttttactTTAGTTTTATATGAATTACGCAAATTTAAGTTTCCTGATCTAAACAAGCGAAAAGTctgttttacatttcattacaCTATACTTGCTCAATGTAAAGATTGAGCCAGTGTCATAAGGAtatatgtaattcatatttCCCTCAGTGTCCTGGCAGAAGGGCTTGGTTGAGCGAGAGATCAACGAACTCTTGCGGGGCCTCGTACAACAGATGAGGAAGAAGGTACCGACTGCCGTCACGCGCTGGCGTCGCCCCATGTCCGCCAACAGTGATGCAAGGGAGGTCATCCCACAAAGGGAGATTGCTGAAGATGATGTGTGTCCTATATGTCAGGATGAACTTCTGGCTAAAAGGCTTCCTGTGACATATTGCAAGTATGTTATATTGATGTCCATTAAAAAGACTTTTTGAAATTAGCTACAAGACAAACTCATGCAAATGGTTTTCATACATTTCaaacatactgaaaatgataacttgaataatacatgtaccaaaAACACATTACTGAAGGGGAAAAACTGTTTATACATAAAGTTTTAGAATTTTCATTGTAACATAGTTCTATGCTGCTATGTTTGTAATTCATTTACATgctgtcaaaaataaataattactggATTATTCATAGACATTCCTGCCTCATGAGGTGACCTGAATGGTACCCGttgtgttttaagaaatatgtaaGGAAAGCTCCTTTCTAGTGGCAAGTTAAATGCAAAACTGCTTGCTTACAACCAATGATGAGCATGCAGGCAATACCATAGCAAAAGAGCTGTCATATAACAAACAATTAGCACGTTATCATATATTTCAGGTTTGGATGTGGAAACAGTATACACATCAAGTGTATGAAGGTCTGGGCAGAGCACCAAAAGTCTCAAGGGGAGACAACTGTAAAATGCCCCTTCTGTCGAGAGGATTTTGGCCCCTTTGAGATGCTCAAGTATGAGAATCGTAACGCGGAGGGGGTACAGCATGGAGGGCGTATGGATCGACATCTCGGTACCACCTGTCAGAGTTGTAGGCAGTCACCTATAGAGGGGAAATGCTACAGGTATGGGCTGTTTTAAAACAGATGTTCCGTAAAAAGGGTTATGTAAATGTGTTGAAGAAAACTCCAGTTCTATTGGaagttaaaaaagatatataaatagATTCACCCTTTTACTTCATTGTTACATTATAATCAAAGTACCAACAAACTTATATgtactttcaaaacatttgtatgcatgttttaacggtatgaaaacaaataatattacaGGTGTTCATCTTGTGCTGATTTCCACCTCTGTCAGTCATGTTTCAACACTCCAATACACACGCAACATGCCTTCCAGTACAGACATGTGAGTAGAAACAAATCATGTCTTTCTGTACAGATATGTAAGTAGAAACATAGCATGTCTTCCAGTACAGACATGTAAGTAGAAACATAGCATGTCTTCCAGTACAGGCATGTGAGTAGAGACATAGCATGCCTTCCAGTACAGACATGTGAGTAGAAACATAGCATGTCTTCCAGTACAGGCATGTGAGTAGAGACATAGCATGTCTTCCAATACAGACATGTAAGTAGAAACATAGCATGCCTTCAAGTACAGACATGTAAGTAAAAACATAGCATGCCTTCCAGTACAGAAATGTAAGTAGAAACATAGCATGCCTTCCAGTACAGACATGTGACTAGAAACATAGCATGTCTTCCAGTACAGGCATGTGAGTAGAGACATAGCATGTCTTCCAATACAGACATGTAAGTAGAAACATAGCATGCCTTCAAGTACAGACATGTAAATAGAAACATAGCATGCCTTCAAGTACAGACATGTAAGTAGAAACATAGCATGCCTTCCAGTACAGACATGTGACTAGAAACATAGCATGCCTTCCAGTACAGACATGAAAGTAGGAACATAGCATGTCTTCCAGTACAGACTTGTGAGTAGAAACATAGCATGCCTTCCCGTACAGACATTTGACTAGAAACATAgcatatttgttgaaaataaagaaTCTTATTAAAATTAATCTGAACATTTCTATGACTGTGCTGTGTTACCACATGTGGGAATTAATAACTGAACTGATGAACTTTGGAAACcaacagaaaataataaacaatttccTACTTTCCATCTATTGTTCAGAAACGTAATCAGCAATGGCGGGCAGCGGGTCGGGCATATGGCGCTGTTTTACCACAAGCTGTTGTTGATGACCTCGTTAACAGGGAGATCACAGAAAACGACTATGATCTCCTAACACAGCTTGATGGGTGAGCTTTTTTGGTTGTAAATTATGTCCAATCATTCTTCACTAAGACAAGATAATATAGTCTGTCTATTCTAATCATATTGATTATTTACTTGAAAAGAAATTATTGACATCAGTGCAAGTAAGAAAAAAGTTAGGTATAGAATTAGGATTTTCTTAAAGAGAAGGTATTGGGGTAATATGCTTTTTGTTGAGTTATAGAAATGTCAAACATGTTacacatataacatacattAGTTGAACATTTGTCAAAGACTGCAAACCTATTATTTTAACCAGAAGATTACCCTTAAAATTTTGACTAGTATCTGACTGCTTTTTgtttgaccagtagatgatccctattggtTTGAACAGTGGATGGCCTTATTgatttgaccagtagatgacgcCTGTTTTGAAGTCTAAGGTCATCTAATTGATCCTTAGTCCACGATAGTGTTTGCAAACCTGTTTGTAGTGATATTCCAAAAGGTAGCATAAGGGTTTTCCCTGGGGAATGGTGGGAGAATTGGCAGTCTAATATCTTCTGGGTAACAATGTAACCATGTATCATGCATTATTCATTCATTGTAACTTAAATTATTCCAGCTCTGCAGCCCCAGTTGGCAGTGATATCCCAGAAGAGGTGGTGCAGGGGTTTCCCCTGGAGAGAGTACGTCAAACTGGGCCTCAAAACCTTCTACAGCCTGGGGTTCAATGTCGAATATGTCTCCATGCTTACCAGGTTGGCCAGTATGTACGCAAACTGCCCAGATGTAAACATAGGGTGAGACTAAGTGCTATATTTGTCACTGTGATAATATCAAGTCATGTTTATTCTAGACATAGAAAGGTCATCGGCAATGATTAGTATAAAATCGGTTAAGTTTTCGGTTAAGTCAATTTATCgcaaaatgtatattgattggtcaatattatccaataataactattaaccaatcaaatcattttaatgagtCAACTAGCAAGGGTAAACCTGTGGAGAACTTAacaaagttttatacaattcacTGCTGTtctgttattgttatttatgcAAACTGATCAACAAagggaaaatataaatatctgtacATAGTTATCATATAattttccaaatttgttttgcaattgatttcttattcaaaatcaaagacTTTTGGAGTAAACCTTAAAAATTTTACATAATCAGCCTAAATACTCAATTTCATAAAAGAAGTATACATACAGTACATAAACTAGTTTTAAGAATGTAAGTCGGACCAAATTTTAACTATCAATGATCGGagatttaaaacattaaattaataatcaaatattccgaaacatgtaaaaacatttgcatAATGGCTTCATTGTTATTTAactgtatgtatttattatctcAGCCTGTTATGTTAAGCAGtaattttcatttatcttaCCTTGATGAAGTTAATTCGATTACAAATTGAAGTATCTTAAAGATAGTATTAATTTTGCTTAGAACTTACCTGTAttggaaaaacaaaaattggACCAAAATGGTctcaaaattgcaaaacatcTGCTCTTGGGATATAGTTTCTGTTTACATTAAAATCTCTATCAACCCCTGCCaatgttttacctttttatcgattttttttattttaatagatatTAGTTACAATCGATTATTGgaacaacaataacataacagACCCTGTATTATGGCAAATGTTTGTATTGCAGTTTCACAAGGACTGTATAGACAACTGGCTCCTCCACTCCAGACCCACATGTCCTATAGACGGTCAGGTGGTGTGGGACAGGTTTGCTGCCCAGCTTGACGACACTAACAACACCAATAGAAAGTGGGTAACAGTGAAAAATGATATCATAAGTTATGTCTTGTTTTGTAAGAAAAGGGGAATAGGCTGAGTGTCATagttcagtgtgtgtataccacgtgataaattgcgtcataaatgctacgtcgatGGGCAATATTTGACTTcgaatgaatactttaaacaaagataacttcactatttctttaccattttgaatgaaacatagcgcagtctacgccgcttacggagccccgccctGCGGTTTTTTACCACTGTTTGATtcagagtttagtttcttaaaacactttgacaaaccttatcacaatacggccgtctgacggagcactgtcaaaacaatattttggaaacagatttgtcgaagtgtttgatgaaactaatcaccttatcaaacttaaaaaaaaaacgaaggcgggctctttaagcagcatagactgccctttgttttatttaaaatggtgtagtaaaagaaaagtaatctttgatttaagtcttcattttaagcaaaatgttgccttctgacgtagcatataagacgtaatttatcacgtggtatacacacactgtagttGTCACCAGTAAGTAATATTATTTGCAAGCTGTACATGTACTTTCTTTATGAATTCTTTATAATACAAACAGTATCATTCTCTAAACATAACAAATGATAATTTGATTCCTGTTGGAGTAGATTTCTTCtgaggccaaaaaaaataaattgtttgtttagggtaaccttcccaaaatttctaggtagggtaggtagggattttttttgatttttttttcaaaatctgtcgtaagttcagagtgttttcttgcacatggcagtctttcctacattactctcattgcctgactttgttttatcatataaacaacaattctgattaaaatctgcatttatccgcccttcgtaactctctattcgctaacaaatattttttttgctcagaaacggaaaaaaatagttagggtcggcgcatttttataggtatggtcgggttacccgaaacagacattttttttttttaggcctgatttgtttctaataattttgaaagagAAGATTATATCTTTTCTAAAAAGGTATGTCCTCATTCATTGCATTTTATGATCATGATGAATGAATAATGGaacttttatgtttatacttcCTCAGAATCCTCAAAACTTTATTCCCTTTTACGCTACTTAAGTACTCAAAGAAAAATAGGGTATAGTTAGTGTACTGGGGGTATCCGGAGATGgtgtttttaccatttaattcacttttagACCACAAAAACGAAGTTCCCAAGGTGACGTCCAGACAACCAACACACTAAACCTCGAGATTCCAGGCCTTGGAATTTCCCTCCAAAACCAGGCCTCAGGGTCCCAGCCTCATCATAGAGGACATGTTcaggtccctagggtcaagccAGGGGACAGGAGGGGTCGGGATAGGTCAGACAGGGAGGCAGAAAGGGTCCTCAACTCCATACAGAATAACTTTTCACTAAATGGGATCGCTGTTGGTGCAGAGAGGTATTGACACACAAAACCACTATTTAGAAGCATTATGTTATTTACCAATCATactgaaaattatatttgagATGTTAATCATAACTACCCAAAATGCTACTGTATTGGGTCACCAGATAGGATCACTGCTTTTAACCTCCACTAAACAGTAAACTACACAGAATGGAGAGCCAATAGAAAATGTTAGttcttaattgtttataatattgacTCTGTCCAAAtccatgtttcaatatttaaacagtgATCCAGACATGGGACCAACTACATCAATGGTTCATCAGAGAGGTAGGCTGCTTCATCGACCTCCAGTGAACCACGTAGAGGGGAGAAACGGTTCTCAGTCTCCAGTTGCAGTTATTTCTTCACGTATAGGTAAACATTTAACTTTCAGAATACCAGTTAAAGTTtttgatgaacattttatttgttacattGTACTAAATAAATCTCCTCTAATATAGATTTTTTCCAATATTGCTTGATCTTTTAacaacatgtgtatatattgattttcattttttcaacaaCATTGCTAGTgtaataaaagtgtaataaaagaGGCCATGCAAAGCATCATTGAAGATACTGGATCGTTTATGCCCTTGaatgtagaaaaataaattatgactCACTTGATCACAATGACAAAATTTGAACAAGGAT from Mya arenaria isolate MELC-2E11 chromosome 3, ASM2691426v1 harbors:
- the LOC128226621 gene encoding E3 ubiquitin-protein ligase Zswim2-like isoform X1; amino-acid sequence: MARSVPWQRQCSDGVFWRQTQAQNATIYILRETGPTGFLLKEEGETKPCKAFLGDPHSCTCSQFMKDRDLCKHICWLLLKKFRVPQTNPMSWQKGLVEREINELLRGLVQQMRKKVPTAVTRWRRPMSANSDAREVIPQREIAEDDVCPICQDELLAKRLPVTYCKFGCGNSIHIKCMKVWAEHQKSQGETTVKCPFCREDFGPFEMLKYENRNAEGVQHGGRMDRHLGTTCQSCRQSPIEGKCYRCSSCADFHLCQSCFNTPIHTQHAFQYRHKRNQQWRAAGRAYGAVLPQAVVDDLVNREITENDYDLLTQLDGSAAPVGSDIPEEVVQGFPLERVRQTGPQNLLQPGVQCRICLHAYQVGQYVRKLPRCKHRFHKDCIDNWLLHSRPTCPIDGQVVWDRFAAQLDDTNNTNRKPQKRSSQGDVQTTNTLNLEIPGLGISLQNQASGSQPHHRGHVQVPRVKPGDRRGRDRSDREAERVLNSIQNNFSLNGIAVGAESDPDMGPTTSMVHQRGRLLHRPPVNHVEGRNGSQSPVAVISSRIGQENVDPLDQVVEANQEIGHHGNNHSFNHHGNPLIPNFRAQNPGSVFGQQVTRQHDATASLLNNAERLESYTEMPNIFHDGTENHYQSQDEMSHVQGESSRSHPSRIVGDVPPENRLFSSTNTGEHGSSSHVMFEPNGSLRGGNSRVNGVQGRQLAGSSSAPSSVNGALTYSYNLPFTTLERGRAAQRGWNQGSSVARNRSGSRERRQPISGQIPKEGEHLLERLTIFTDLFLGNNPRNHPPMASSNTVTGLPPRPQRQLANHAAARQRRFENERRRNNFSLEGNACTDVTLRDLLG
- the LOC128226621 gene encoding E3 ubiquitin-protein ligase ZSWIM2-like isoform X2, which gives rise to MARSVPWQRQCSDGVFWRQTQAQNATIYILRETGPTGFLLKEEGETKPCKAFLGDPHSCTCSQFMKDRDLCKHICWLLLKKFRVPQTNPMSWQKGLVEREINELLRGLVQQMRKKVPTAVTRWRRPMSANSDAREVIPQREIAEDDVCPICQDELLAKRLPVTYCKFGCGNSIHIKCMKVWAEHQKSQGETTVKCPFCREDFGPFEMLKYENRNAEGVQHGGRMDRHLGTTCQSCRQSPIEGKCYRCSSCADFHLCQSCFNTPIHTQHAFQYRHKRNQQWRAAGRAYGAVLPQAVVDDLVNREITENDYDLLTQLDGSAAPVGSDIPEEVVQGFPLERVRQTGPQNLLQPGVQCRICLHAYQVGQYVRKLPRCKHRFHKDCIDNWLLHSRPTCPIDGQVVWDRFAAQLDDTNNTNRKPQKRSSQGDVQTTNTLNLEIPGLGISLQNQASGSQPHHRGHVQVPRVKPGDRRGRDRSDREAERVLNSIQNNFSLNGIAVGAESDPDMGPTTSMVHQRGRLLHRPPVNHVEGRNGSQSPVAVISSRIGQENVDPLDQVVEANQEIGHHGNNHSFNHHGNPLIPNFRAQNPGSVFGQQVTRQHDATASLLNNAERLESYTEMPNIFHDGTENHYQSQDEMSHVQGESSRSHPSRIVGDVPPENRLFSSTNTGEHGSSSHVMFEPNGSLRGGNSRVNGVQGRQLAGSSSAPSSVNGERGRAAQRGWNQGSSVARNRSGSRERRQPISGQIPKEGEHLLERLTIFTDLFLGNNPRNHPPMASSNTVTGLPPRPQRQLANHAAARQRRFENERRRNNFSLEGNACTDVTLRDLLG